A DNA window from Lujinxingia litoralis contains the following coding sequences:
- a CDS encoding penicillin-binding transpeptidase domain-containing protein yields MKKPISGRDRVWTTMVTTAALTFGVVGATVMTAGASPPVHEVERAQQVAERAAAADGAVRTLRLSAAREEAQAQARQRAQRLVSAAAAFEPVVFPALPTDWAAAGLDISKAEVVGDRLVQTLPSGARVLLTIDPELQSYLDQMLQANLVPHGGVVLLEPQTGRVLAMAENSRRGEQYDNFTRQAQAPSASVFKVVTAAALMEGHDVNPHEEVCYHGGTRGLSKRNIEGSPAHDNRCNDLEGALAWSINSLIAKQAYTNISADSLVEWAERFGYNQPIPFELPVQVSRVMRVEDPHERARAAAGFWHSHLSPLHGAMIGAALANDGVMMRPTLIDRYEAPDGSTLYEFEPRVFREVMRPETARKLGEMMVTTAEQGTARRYFGHNRLFPRSVEVSGKTGTLSNQDPFLRFTWFVGFARHKEWSDDRGVAVAGLMANDPAWHMVGPQAASEGVRRYYQLERERRRESEPVVASR; encoded by the coding sequence ATGAAAAAGCCAATCTCAGGACGAGATCGCGTCTGGACCACGATGGTCACCACCGCCGCGTTAACCTTTGGAGTCGTAGGAGCGACCGTCATGACCGCCGGGGCCAGCCCTCCGGTTCATGAGGTTGAGCGCGCCCAACAGGTTGCCGAACGAGCCGCGGCGGCCGACGGCGCCGTGCGCACGCTTCGGCTCAGCGCGGCCCGCGAAGAAGCGCAGGCCCAGGCGCGCCAGCGCGCCCAGCGACTGGTCAGCGCGGCGGCCGCCTTTGAACCGGTGGTCTTTCCCGCCCTCCCCACTGACTGGGCGGCGGCCGGCCTCGATATTTCCAAAGCTGAGGTCGTGGGCGATCGTCTGGTCCAGACGTTGCCCAGTGGCGCGCGCGTGTTGCTGACGATCGACCCGGAGCTGCAGTCCTATCTGGATCAGATGCTGCAGGCCAACCTGGTGCCTCATGGCGGCGTTGTCCTGCTGGAGCCGCAGACCGGGCGGGTGCTGGCGATGGCTGAGAACTCTCGGCGTGGCGAGCAATACGACAACTTCACCCGGCAGGCGCAGGCTCCTTCGGCGTCGGTCTTTAAGGTGGTGACGGCGGCGGCGCTAATGGAAGGCCACGACGTGAATCCGCATGAGGAAGTCTGCTATCACGGAGGAACTCGCGGGTTGTCCAAACGCAACATTGAGGGCAGCCCGGCGCACGATAATCGCTGCAATGATCTGGAAGGCGCCCTGGCCTGGTCGATCAACTCCCTGATCGCCAAGCAGGCCTACACTAACATCTCGGCCGACTCCCTGGTGGAGTGGGCGGAGCGCTTTGGTTACAACCAGCCTATCCCCTTTGAGTTGCCGGTGCAGGTAAGTCGCGTGATGCGCGTCGAGGATCCCCACGAGCGGGCTCGGGCGGCGGCCGGCTTCTGGCACTCGCACTTAAGTCCGCTGCATGGCGCGATGATCGGCGCGGCGCTGGCCAACGATGGCGTGATGATGCGCCCCACCCTCATCGATCGTTACGAAGCGCCCGATGGCTCTACTCTCTATGAGTTTGAGCCTCGTGTGTTCCGCGAAGTCATGCGACCGGAAACCGCACGCAAACTTGGCGAAATGATGGTGACCACCGCCGAGCAGGGCACCGCGCGACGCTACTTCGGGCACAATCGCCTCTTTCCTCGTTCGGTCGAGGTTAGTGGCAAGACCGGCACCCTCTCTAACCAGGACCCCTTCCTGCGCTTTACCTGGTTTGTGGGCTTTGCGCGCCACAAAGAATGGAGCGATGATCGGGGTGTGGCCGTGGCCGGCCTGATGGCCAACGATCCGGCCTGGCATATGGTGGGACCTCAGGCCGCCAGCGAAGGCGTGCGCCGCTACTATCAACTCGAGCGCGAACGTCGTCGCGAGAGCGAACCCGTCGTCGCGTCACGCTAA
- a CDS encoding LysM peptidoglycan-binding domain-containing protein, with protein MSKKKIGLNLRRGARGVIHGSLVTAATAAIFGAGALPQAQAQSPYFYGSDLPDYHVVSEGDTIWDLSGSYYGDPYQWPRMWSYNAHITNPHWVYPGDIVYLQEAPAPLATTGGNSPGAAQPARQEAAPAGTYLPVGGMITAEELTLAGRIIGSPKEASMLGEHDSVWVRFGEEEDEDSEKKGDQEQAASEEPEVAVGERFAIVRLGDPITDDEDNTLGHKYIVLGSLVVTEVSEDHAETALIDQSWREIERGDVLVPYERQLKVVQPRQAENDLIAHIVDTLQPGFAFGTDQYVFIDRGAEDSVRVGNRFFIYQRFEGLNRPGTEPDKEIPWQRVGQVMVLDVRENYSTAIITRASREIVVGDRLEMYAGY; from the coding sequence ATGTCGAAGAAGAAGATCGGACTGAACCTGCGCCGGGGCGCCCGCGGTGTGATCCATGGCTCGTTGGTGACCGCGGCAACGGCAGCGATCTTTGGGGCGGGTGCCTTGCCCCAGGCCCAGGCACAATCTCCCTACTTCTATGGCTCCGACCTTCCAGACTATCATGTGGTCAGTGAAGGGGACACGATCTGGGACCTTTCGGGAAGCTACTACGGCGACCCCTATCAGTGGCCGAGGATGTGGAGCTACAATGCTCATATCACCAACCCCCACTGGGTCTACCCGGGTGATATCGTGTACCTCCAGGAGGCCCCGGCGCCTCTGGCCACGACCGGAGGGAACTCGCCAGGAGCCGCCCAACCCGCCCGGCAAGAGGCCGCCCCCGCCGGCACCTATCTTCCGGTCGGTGGAATGATCACTGCCGAAGAACTCACCCTCGCCGGACGCATCATCGGGTCGCCCAAAGAGGCCTCGATGCTTGGCGAACACGACTCGGTCTGGGTGCGTTTTGGGGAAGAGGAGGACGAGGACTCCGAGAAGAAGGGGGACCAGGAGCAGGCCGCCTCTGAGGAGCCGGAGGTCGCCGTCGGCGAGCGTTTTGCCATCGTGCGCCTGGGAGACCCGATCACGGACGACGAAGACAACACGCTCGGTCACAAATACATCGTCCTGGGCAGTCTGGTCGTCACCGAAGTTTCAGAAGACCACGCCGAGACAGCGCTCATCGACCAGTCCTGGCGTGAGATTGAACGCGGCGATGTGCTCGTCCCCTACGAGCGCCAACTCAAGGTGGTGCAGCCTCGCCAGGCCGAGAACGACCTTATCGCGCACATTGTCGACACGCTGCAGCCGGGCTTTGCCTTTGGGACCGACCAGTATGTCTTCATTGACCGTGGTGCCGAAGACAGTGTGCGGGTGGGCAATCGCTTCTTTATCTATCAGCGCTTCGAAGGCCTCAACCGGCCGGGCACCGAACCCGACAAGGAGATTCCCTGGCAACGGGTGGGCCAGGTGATGGTGCTGGATGTGCGCGAAAATTACTCCACGGCCATCATCACGCGGGCGAGCCGCGAGATTGTGGTGGGCGACCGTCTGGAAATGTACGCCGGGTACTGA
- a CDS encoding J domain-containing protein — MSQDIEAVRQEIRQMYQRISQASYYELLGVQDGLDQTVIKQQATREFRQLAKKWHVDRFSAHDLGDDKKLVQEIFSTLNTAQQVLSDPDKRAQYDLERSGANTDIGSILNAESAFRKGQTMLETGAHAGAHEQFKMASENNPDDLEYRAHFLYTEYLQIPKNQDGTPLKRTRAQAIFKELDTISVELTDRDWLLTFMGVVSEGLGRVREAEGLFHQAMQHNPRNVNAKRHLRLIEMRKGKKKGFFAQFLEKFKSS; from the coding sequence ATGAGTCAGGATATTGAAGCCGTTCGCCAGGAGATCCGGCAGATGTACCAGCGCATCTCCCAGGCCAGCTACTACGAGCTGCTCGGCGTACAGGATGGGCTCGACCAGACGGTTATCAAGCAACAGGCCACGCGTGAATTTCGTCAGTTGGCCAAAAAATGGCACGTCGACCGCTTTAGCGCGCATGATCTCGGGGATGATAAAAAGCTCGTTCAAGAGATCTTCTCAACGCTTAACACGGCCCAGCAGGTGTTGAGCGATCCCGATAAGCGCGCCCAATACGATTTGGAGCGCTCAGGAGCCAATACTGACATCGGCTCGATTCTCAACGCGGAGAGCGCCTTTCGCAAAGGGCAGACCATGCTGGAGACCGGCGCTCACGCCGGCGCTCATGAGCAGTTCAAGATGGCCAGCGAGAATAACCCCGATGATCTGGAGTACCGGGCTCATTTTCTCTACACCGAATACCTTCAGATTCCCAAAAACCAGGACGGGACACCGCTTAAACGCACCCGGGCCCAGGCGATTTTTAAAGAGCTCGATACCATCAGTGTGGAGCTCACCGATCGCGACTGGCTCTTGACCTTTATGGGGGTGGTCTCCGAAGGGCTGGGGCGAGTTCGGGAGGCGGAGGGACTTTTCCACCAGGCCATGCAGCACAACCCGCGCAATGTGAATGCAAAGCGGCATCTGCGTCTGATTGAGATGCGTAAGGGGAAGAAGAAAGGCTTCTTTGCGCAGTTCCTCGAGAAGTTCAAATCATCCTGA